One region of Corynebacterium capitovis DSM 44611 genomic DNA includes:
- the lnt gene encoding apolipoprotein N-acyltransferase, whose product MGALLRLALAAVSGALVFTSYEPLGLWPLAVVGIGAFYAALMPWPAGVGSWARSNPSGRFGALLGFVHALSLYLLLLPWVGEFVGPAPFVALSITLALFSLPVGAFGVLLGRGRWGFAAFPFLYLACEYVRSSVPFGGFPWVRLAWGQIEGPLAGLAAWGGPALVTAATVAVASSAASMVLRTHRFSTSLFALVPLSLGVAASVVVSLPEDSAHPAPHEVGKVTVAAVQGNVPRMGLDFNAQRRAVLANHVAQTEALADSGVLADFVVWPENSSDVNPFSDSEASRLIDRAVDAVDVPILVGTITRDSVGARNTMVVFNPDGQAGDYHNKKYLQPFGEYMPWRGFFRRFSHYVDMAGDFKPGDGTGTVRIGGATLGIATCYEVAVDAAYRTAVNSGAQILATPTNNATFGFTDMTYQQLAMSRMRAIETDRAVVVAATSGVSAIVNPDGTVAQQTSIFEPAYLVQTLPLRDSITPAVRYGAYVQGFLVAAGAVVTMWAGMLRWGRRRASLGADIEA is encoded by the coding sequence GTGGGTGCACTCCTTCGCCTCGCACTCGCAGCCGTTTCGGGTGCACTCGTCTTTACGTCGTACGAGCCGTTAGGACTGTGGCCCCTCGCCGTCGTCGGAATCGGTGCCTTTTATGCCGCACTGATGCCCTGGCCTGCAGGGGTGGGGAGTTGGGCCCGGTCGAATCCTTCGGGCCGCTTCGGCGCGCTGCTGGGTTTCGTTCACGCTTTAAGCCTCTATCTCCTCCTCCTCCCGTGGGTCGGGGAGTTTGTGGGGCCCGCGCCGTTTGTGGCGCTGTCGATAACGTTGGCTTTGTTCTCCCTGCCGGTGGGTGCGTTCGGTGTCCTGCTCGGACGCGGCAGATGGGGGTTCGCCGCGTTTCCTTTCCTCTACCTTGCCTGCGAATACGTTCGATCCTCGGTCCCCTTCGGTGGGTTCCCGTGGGTCCGTCTCGCCTGGGGGCAAATAGAAGGCCCGCTCGCAGGGCTCGCCGCGTGGGGAGGGCCAGCTCTAGTCACCGCCGCGACGGTCGCTGTCGCGAGCAGCGCCGCCAGCATGGTTCTACGAACGCATCGCTTTTCGACGTCCCTTTTCGCCCTGGTCCCTCTTAGCCTCGGTGTGGCGGCCAGCGTGGTTGTCAGTTTGCCGGAAGATTCGGCTCACCCCGCCCCGCACGAAGTAGGCAAGGTCACTGTTGCGGCGGTCCAGGGGAACGTCCCGCGGATGGGTTTGGATTTCAATGCCCAACGAAGGGCCGTGCTAGCCAACCACGTTGCACAAACCGAGGCCCTCGCTGACTCAGGCGTGCTCGCCGACTTCGTCGTGTGGCCGGAAAACTCCTCCGACGTCAACCCATTTAGCGATTCGGAGGCCTCGCGCCTCATTGATCGCGCCGTTGACGCGGTGGATGTTCCAATTTTGGTGGGAACAATCACCCGCGATTCCGTTGGCGCACGCAACACCATGGTTGTGTTCAACCCGGACGGGCAGGCGGGGGACTACCACAATAAGAAATACCTCCAGCCATTCGGGGAGTACATGCCCTGGCGCGGTTTTTTCCGGCGGTTTTCGCACTATGTGGACATGGCGGGGGATTTCAAGCCAGGGGATGGAACGGGAACCGTGCGGATCGGCGGGGCGACGCTGGGGATTGCGACCTGCTATGAAGTGGCCGTCGACGCGGCGTACCGCACAGCGGTCAATTCAGGAGCCCAGATCCTAGCGACCCCCACAAATAACGCGACGTTCGGGTTTACGGACATGACATACCAGCAACTTGCCATGAGCCGCATGCGGGCGATAGAGACTGACCGTGCCGTTGTCGTGGCCGCGACCTCGGGGGTGTCCGCAATCGTTAACCCAGACGGCACCGTCGCGCAACAGACCTCCATCTTCGAACCCGCCTACCTCGTGCAGACGCTGCCCCTCAGGGATTCCATCACCCCGGCTGTGCGCTACGGCGCATACGTCCAAGGCTTTCTTGTGGCAGCGGGCGCCGTCGTCACGATGTGGGCGGGTATGCTGCGTTGGGGACGTCGGCGGGCATCGCTTGGCGCCGATATCGAAGCGTAA